One Gelria sp. Kuro-4 DNA segment encodes these proteins:
- a CDS encoding alanine-tRNA synthetase second additional domain-containing protein — protein MLSQNLKEAVYFAPRGKERLLTLGNHLAQHYLNPKDRLVGFIGLAGTGKSLLIRGMFPGLELTNDDENVNVRPLPLVRDVREGSFRSHTYHVDAHFELAFVSLTELVEAVATAVLAGRRVVVEHFDIIAAALPMNAELLVGVGEEVIVTRPTIFGPRAGEIAGRVFASTRYRKMVHTAEDLTALVLADMGVPPANFHSDISHGFILEYVDKLEVDLAQVEQKVHQYIAADLPVAYHDEQHIKIGERLFPCTGPRIHVARTGDVQGFSLVPRLYLDPLSRLYLLVGMVGGAEKGRMEAASDAGRRQKG, from the coding sequence ATGCTTTCGCAAAACCTTAAGGAAGCGGTCTATTTCGCCCCCCGGGGCAAGGAGCGGCTGCTCACCCTGGGAAACCACCTGGCGCAGCATTATCTAAACCCCAAGGACCGGCTGGTGGGCTTTATCGGTCTGGCCGGCACGGGCAAGTCGCTCCTCATCCGGGGCATGTTCCCCGGCCTGGAGCTCACCAACGATGACGAGAACGTGAACGTTCGTCCCCTCCCTTTGGTGCGCGATGTGCGCGAGGGGTCTTTCCGCAGCCACACCTACCACGTGGATGCCCACTTTGAGCTGGCCTTCGTTTCGCTCACCGAGCTGGTGGAGGCCGTCGCGACGGCGGTTCTGGCCGGGCGGCGGGTGGTGGTGGAGCACTTTGACATCATCGCCGCCGCCTTGCCGATGAATGCCGAGCTCCTCGTCGGCGTAGGAGAAGAGGTCATCGTCACCCGGCCGACCATTTTCGGCCCCCGGGCCGGCGAGATCGCCGGGCGCGTCTTCGCCTCCACCCGCTACCGCAAGATGGTGCACACGGCGGAGGACTTGACCGCTCTGGTCCTGGCGGATATGGGGGTGCCGCCGGCCAACTTTCACAGCGACATCTCCCACGGCTTTATCCTGGAGTATGTGGACAAATTGGAGGTAGACCTGGCTCAGGTGGAGCAGAAGGTGCACCAGTACATCGCCGCCGATCTGCCGGTGGCCTACCACGATGAGCAGCACATCAAGATCGGCGAGCGCCTTTTCCCCTGCACGGGGCCGCGCATCCATGTGGCGCGCACCGGTGACGTGCAGGGCTTTTCCCTCGTTCCCCGGTTGTACTTGGATCCGCTCAGCCGGCTTTACCTGTTGGTGGGTATGGTGGGCGGCGCGGAAAAAGGAAGAATGGAGGCAGCGAGCGATGCGGGCAGACGGCAGAAGGGTTGA